A window of Amycolatopsis australiensis contains these coding sequences:
- a CDS encoding alpha/beta hydrolase, with translation MNDENGDRGDAAPPGDEPRVTAGAAAVRDARRWLSRRSVLIAGASGLAVTGLAVGTATGKLPFSQALQRTVGVTSSNPTTQLGSTRVERVYSAARGRMVDLVFILPSKTPPRGLPMSLMLHGLHGNARSAAPTGTLKQLASDVARKAVPAFGFVAVDGGDNYWHQVHPGDDPMAMLLEEVPQWLRARGFAGPSGLPFACTGVSMGGFGALVYTRRRVERRQPPSAVATLAPALITSWPEMAKRHIFTGVQDWTALDPLRHIDETKTVANGIWCGTEDSFITGVRRYIEAAHPAVAHTAHGKHGDPFNRTVVPSVISFLGKHVPRAD, from the coding sequence GTGAACGACGAAAACGGGGACCGCGGCGACGCCGCGCCGCCCGGGGACGAGCCCCGGGTCACCGCCGGGGCGGCGGCGGTCCGCGACGCCCGGCGGTGGCTCAGCCGCCGGTCCGTGCTGATCGCGGGCGCGTCCGGGCTGGCCGTGACCGGGCTGGCCGTCGGCACCGCGACCGGCAAGCTGCCGTTCAGCCAGGCCCTGCAGCGCACGGTGGGCGTGACCTCGTCGAACCCGACGACCCAGCTGGGCAGCACCCGCGTCGAACGCGTCTACTCCGCCGCCCGCGGGCGGATGGTCGACCTGGTGTTCATCCTGCCGTCCAAGACCCCGCCGCGCGGCCTGCCGATGTCGCTGATGCTGCACGGCCTGCACGGCAACGCCCGCAGCGCGGCCCCGACGGGCACGCTCAAGCAGCTGGCCAGCGACGTCGCCCGCAAGGCGGTCCCGGCGTTCGGGTTCGTGGCCGTCGACGGCGGCGACAACTACTGGCACCAGGTGCACCCGGGCGACGACCCGATGGCGATGCTGCTGGAGGAGGTCCCGCAGTGGCTGCGGGCCCGCGGCTTCGCCGGCCCGAGCGGGCTGCCGTTCGCCTGCACCGGCGTCTCGATGGGCGGGTTCGGCGCGCTGGTGTACACGCGCCGCCGGGTGGAGCGGCGCCAGCCGCCGTCCGCGGTCGCGACGCTGGCCCCCGCGCTGATCACGTCGTGGCCGGAGATGGCCAAGCGGCACATCTTCACCGGCGTCCAGGACTGGACGGCCCTGGACCCGCTGCGGCACATCGACGAGACGAAAACCGTCGCCAACGGCATCTGGTGCGGCACGGAGGACTCGTTCATCACGGGGGTCCGCCGCTACATCGAGGCCGCGCACCCGGCGGTGGCCCACACGGCGCACGGCAAGCACGGCGACCCGTTCAACCGCACGGTGGTGCCGAGCGTGATCAGCTTCCTCGGCAAGCACGTCCCCCGCGCGGACTGA